Proteins encoded together in one Carya illinoinensis cultivar Pawnee chromosome 3, C.illinoinensisPawnee_v1, whole genome shotgun sequence window:
- the LOC122304431 gene encoding receptor-like protein kinase FERONIA, with protein sequence MRNPLVPRFAPLCLVILLHHMTTTVAGDSPYTYTPVEHILLNSGSSGNYTASDARIWIGDVNSKFLTHEQSQSQSSLTTKAVKQAQTVPRVLFTDARLSLAPFTYVFDVTAGQKFVRLHFHPASYSNFNRANALFSVKVGGFTLLSNFSASLNADADSKDTISREYCVNIEEGQRLNITFTPSHSVSNSYAFINGIEILSMPTNLYFTPVADQGFDFTGLQNSYRVDNSSSLEMVYRLNVGGKTISPAEDTGMFREWQDDFSYLKEYGLMLFLPFNNTIDLKNTAKSRYTAPESVYRTARTLGNDSTINLSYNLTWKFPVDSGFDYRIRLHFCEFQPEIIEVSDRRFHIFIANQTVEKEADVIKWSGGNGVPVFKDYPVSMREGTEKKVNLYVAIGAAQKGETSYQDAILNGIEIFKVSDNGNLAGPNPDPLPPKNSKGNRTTIISVAADGVVGFIILPC encoded by the coding sequence ATGAGGAACCCACTCGTACCACGTTTTGCCCCTCTCTGCCTTGTCATCTTGCTGCACCACATGACCACCACCGTCGCCGGTGACTCCCCGTATACTTACACACCGGTCGAACACATTCTACTTAACAGTGGCTCCTCTGGCAATTATACAGCATCAGATGCTCGGATCTGGATTGGAGACGtgaattcaaaatttctcaCTCACGAACAATCACAAAGCCAGTCATCTCTTACCACTAAAGCAGTTAAACAAGCGCAGACTGTCCCCCGAGTACTCTTTACCGATGCACGGCTATCTCTAGCCCCGTTCACCTACGTATTCGACGTCACTGCGGGCCAAAAATTCGTTCGACTACACTTTCACCCCGCTTCCTACTCTAACTTCAACCGCGCTAACGCCCTCTTCTCTGTCAAAGTTGGTGGTTTTACCCTTCTTAGCAACTTCAGCGCTTCACTTAACGCAGATGCGGATTCTAAAGATACCATATCCAGAGAATACTGTGTCAACATCGAAGAAGGTCAGAGGTTGAACATAACCTTCACTCCATCTCACAGCGTTTCTAATTCCTATGCTTTTATCAACGGGATTGAAATCTTATCGATGCCTACTAATCTCTATTTCACTCCGGTTGCCGATCAAGGGTTTGATTTTACCGGCCTGCAGAACTCGTACCGCGTCGATAACAGCAGTTCTCTCGAGATGGTATACAGATTAAATGTTGGAGGGAAAACCATCTCACCCGCTGAAGACACCGGAATGTTCCGGGAATGGCAAGACGACTTCAGTTACTTAAAAGAATATGGATTAATGTTATTCTTACCTTTCAACAATACTATCGACCTGAAGAACACTGCCAAATCCCGGTACACCGCACCAGAATCCGTCTATCGCACTGCCCGAACCCTGGGGAATGACTCAACTATCAACCTGAGCTACAATCTCACCTGGAAATTCCCAGTAGATTCTGGGTTTGATTACCGCATTAGGCTGCACTTCTGCGAGTTTCAACCCGAAATTATTGAAGTGTCAGACAGAAGATTCCATATTTTCATAGCCAATCAAACTGTAGAGAAAGAGGCCGACGTGATTAAGTGGAGTGGTGGAAATGGTGTGCCCGTGTTTAAAGACTACCCCGTTTCGATGCGTGAAGGAACCGAGAAGAAAGTGAATCTCTATGTCGCAATAGGAGCCGCGCAAAAGGGGGAGACGTCATACCAGGATGCAATCTTGAACGGCATCGAAATCTTTAAAGTAAGCGACAACGGCAATCTTGCAGGACCCAACCCCGATCCACTTCCACCGAAGAACTCGAAAGGGAATAGAACAACAATAATTTCAGTCGCCGCTGATGGTGTCGTCGGATTTATTATTCTCCCATGTTAG